In a single window of the Methylococcus sp. Mc7 genome:
- a CDS encoding IS1380 family transposase — protein MPRFEVKQSSKLQLTSYSGLALIGQCCQAAQVEAVIDPKIPVSQGMRTSDIVKSVVGLLSLGKSDFEAIEPFRNDRFFKESLGLTKVPGAVWLRQRLNAKAEAIRDLADELSLRLLERTEAPITPHKGYVCCDIDTFAMDNSGTKKEAVSRTYQGFDGYTPIAAYLGNEGWNTGLELRPGSRHSAFETHYFYERLFPRIERLVKPDQPVLLREDSGFDGAQLLFAKAAERDRQAALGRSLDFICKWNPRKQDKGDWVKRAEEAGAFAEARPGKRVALLSLEVERAWHKEKRSFRLVAQVTERTIDKKGQHLLAPEVELEGWWTTLSCSAEEVIELYQHHGMHEQFHSEFKTDLDLERLPSGKFDTNDVILHLAAFAYNCLRLLGQIGLTGEIAPIRHPAKRRRIRTVLQEIMYRAAKFVAHARRLILDFGRGVAANVAVFVMLQNRLWAAASG, from the coding sequence ATGCCGCGCTTTGAAGTCAAGCAATCCAGCAAGCTGCAACTGACCTCGTATTCCGGCCTGGCGCTGATTGGCCAGTGCTGCCAGGCGGCGCAGGTGGAGGCGGTCATTGACCCGAAGATCCCGGTGTCGCAAGGCATGCGTACCTCGGACATCGTCAAGAGCGTGGTCGGGCTGTTGAGTCTGGGCAAGAGCGACTTCGAAGCCATCGAGCCATTCCGGAATGATCGCTTCTTCAAGGAGTCGCTGGGGCTGACGAAGGTGCCCGGAGCCGTGTGGCTGCGCCAGCGTCTGAATGCCAAGGCGGAAGCCATCCGCGATCTGGCCGATGAGCTTTCCCTGAGGCTGCTGGAGCGAACCGAGGCGCCGATCACGCCGCACAAGGGCTATGTCTGCTGCGACATCGATACCTTCGCCATGGACAATAGTGGCACGAAGAAGGAAGCGGTGTCGCGCACCTATCAGGGCTTCGACGGTTACACGCCGATTGCCGCCTATCTCGGCAACGAAGGCTGGAACACCGGGCTGGAACTGAGGCCAGGGTCCCGCCACTCGGCGTTCGAGACGCACTACTTCTACGAGCGGCTGTTTCCGCGCATCGAACGCCTGGTCAAACCGGATCAGCCCGTGCTGCTGCGCGAGGACAGCGGTTTCGACGGCGCACAGCTTCTGTTCGCCAAGGCCGCGGAGCGAGACCGGCAAGCCGCGCTGGGGCGAAGCCTCGACTTCATCTGCAAGTGGAACCCCCGCAAGCAGGACAAGGGGGACTGGGTCAAGCGCGCCGAGGAGGCGGGCGCCTTTGCCGAGGCTCGTCCAGGCAAGCGGGTTGCGTTGCTGTCGTTGGAAGTGGAACGCGCCTGGCACAAGGAGAAGCGCTCCTTCCGCCTGGTCGCCCAGGTGACCGAGCGCACCATCGACAAGAAGGGCCAACACCTGCTGGCCCCGGAGGTCGAACTGGAAGGCTGGTGGACGACGCTCTCCTGTTCCGCCGAGGAAGTGATCGAACTCTACCAGCACCACGGCATGCATGAGCAGTTCCACTCCGAGTTCAAGACCGACCTTGATCTGGAGCGGCTGCCCTCGGGCAAGTTCGACACCAACGACGTGATCCTGCATCTGGCGGCCTTCGCCTACAACTGCCTGCGTCTCTTGGGACAGATCGGCCTGACCGGCGAGATTGCGCCGATCCGTCATCCGGCCAAGCGCCGCCGCATCCGGACCGTGCTACAGGAGATCATGTACCGGGCGGCGAAGTTCGTCGCCCATGCCCGCCGGCTGATCCTCGATTTCGGCCGTGGCGTGGCGGCAAACGTAGCCGTGTTCGTGATGCTTCAGAATCGGCTGTGGGCGGCGGCGTCCGGATGA
- a CDS encoding encapsulin-associated ferritin-like protein, with translation MSSVGYHEPVEEMSDETRDMHRAIVSLMEELEAVDWYNQRADACKDPELKAILEHNRDEEKEHASMVLEWIRRKDTRFSKELKDYLFTEKPIAHHIKEGG, from the coding sequence ATGTCAAGTGTCGGTTATCACGAACCCGTCGAGGAAATGTCAGATGAAACGCGCGATATGCATCGAGCAATCGTGTCATTGATGGAAGAGCTTGAAGCCGTTGATTGGTACAACCAGCGTGCTGACGCATGCAAGGATCCTGAGCTTAAAGCGATCCTTGAGCACAATCGGGATGAGGAAAAAGAACACGCGTCCATGGTGCTTGAATGGATTCGGCGAAAGGACACGAGATTTTCCAAGGAACTCAAAGACTACTTGTTCACCGAAAAGCCAATCGCACACCACATCAAAGAGGGAGGATAA
- a CDS encoding alpha/beta hydrolase, with amino-acid sequence MSTNIQLEPQAIDFAKATANPPFLYDLGPEKGREVVDAVQATPIIKPPAAVEDLLISGGPTGQISVRIVRPEAASGALPVIFYLHGAGWVFGNAHTHDRLIRELAVRTGAAVVFPNYSLSPEAKYPTAIEECYAALKWVAENGQERGLDPERLAVAGDSVGGNMAAAMTLMSKACGGPSIKLQLLFYPVTNASFDTESYQQFASGYFLTRDAMKWFWDQYTANEDERNEITASPLRATTDQLRGLPPALVITGQADVLRDEGEAYANKLREAGVQVTAVRFQGIIHDFVMLNALADTAAARGAMTLATGWLREGFSG; translated from the coding sequence ATGTCGACAAATATTCAACTTGAGCCTCAAGCCATCGACTTCGCCAAGGCAACCGCAAACCCGCCGTTCCTTTATGATCTTGGTCCCGAAAAGGGGCGGGAGGTCGTTGATGCGGTTCAGGCGACACCTATTATCAAGCCGCCCGCTGCAGTAGAAGACTTGCTGATCTCTGGAGGCCCGACTGGACAAATCTCCGTGAGAATCGTTCGCCCAGAGGCAGCGTCGGGCGCGCTGCCGGTGATCTTTTACCTCCATGGCGCGGGTTGGGTTTTCGGCAACGCCCATACCCATGATCGCCTGATTCGCGAACTCGCCGTCCGTACCGGCGCGGCGGTTGTCTTTCCGAACTATAGTTTGTCTCCAGAGGCAAAATATCCCACGGCGATCGAGGAATGCTATGCTGCATTGAAGTGGGTCGCCGAAAATGGCCAGGAACGCGGTTTGGACCCGGAGCGTTTGGCGGTTGCCGGAGATAGCGTAGGCGGCAATATGGCCGCAGCGATGACGCTGATGTCCAAAGCATGCGGGGGGCCTTCTATCAAACTGCAACTGCTCTTTTATCCGGTGACCAACGCGTCCTTTGATACCGAATCTTATCAGCAATTTGCTTCAGGGTATTTCCTCACTCGGGATGCCATGAAGTGGTTCTGGGATCAGTATACTGCCAACGAGGACGAACGAAACGAAATTACTGCATCTCCTCTCAGGGCAACTACCGATCAGTTACGCGGTTTGCCGCCAGCGTTGGTAATTACCGGCCAGGCCGATGTTCTGCGCGACGAGGGAGAAGCTTATGCTAATAAGCTAAGGGAGGCCGGGGTCCAGGTCACGGCGGTACGCTTCCAGGGCATTATTCACGATTTCGTGATGTTGAACGCTCTTGCTGATACTGCAGCTGCTCGCGGTGCGATGACCCTTGCAACCGGATGGCTGCGCGAGGGATTTTCCGGATAG
- a CDS encoding cytochrome B6 — translation MTPKRIPIVGFIGLSLSLSLFLLCAETSAGADERPSSYAPVDIRDDFESLMKRMKSEKQTVMKRHLALLNERYDLSDRAAKGVTMFRGKPVQEGVRVKLPSTVTWGKLASMTPEEIKAADVFPHGFLPLPHPNHAEGGALFPITWLEAIKAQEGRDLTRFDLDLDVMAHFQPEFPPPLFLTTRPDLGDVSQGQLVTLSNYYGLFNGVLNPKQLEGLRLLVTPFPQQQFNATEDRRSEKPSSGVACFDCHVNGHTNSATHLVGDIRPQEFRHRIDTPSLRGTYVQRLFGSQRALKSVEDFTEFEQRAAYFDGDPVIAQKKGVNVLERGSQVHFMAEFQELLDFPPAPKLNVFGKLDPRKASESELRGQEVFFGKAQCAVCHIPPYYTDNLMHNLQMERFYKPRMINGMMASADGPIKTFPLRGIKESPPYLHDGRLLTLEDTVEFFNLVLELKLNEQEKSDLVAFLRAL, via the coding sequence ATGACACCGAAGCGGATACCGATTGTCGGATTCATCGGATTGAGCTTGAGCTTGTCCTTGTTTTTGCTGTGTGCCGAAACATCGGCGGGGGCTGACGAGAGGCCTTCAAGTTATGCGCCGGTGGATATCAGGGATGATTTCGAGAGCCTCATGAAGCGGATGAAGTCCGAGAAGCAGACGGTGATGAAGCGCCATTTGGCTTTGCTAAATGAGCGCTATGATTTGAGCGATAGAGCGGCGAAAGGCGTAACCATGTTCCGTGGCAAACCTGTCCAGGAGGGCGTGCGCGTCAAATTGCCTAGTACGGTCACCTGGGGAAAGCTGGCCTCTATGACTCCGGAGGAGATTAAGGCGGCCGACGTTTTTCCGCATGGCTTCCTGCCGTTACCCCACCCCAATCATGCAGAGGGTGGGGCTCTGTTCCCCATAACCTGGTTAGAGGCCATCAAGGCACAAGAGGGTCGTGATCTGACTCGATTCGACCTTGATCTGGATGTGATGGCGCACTTCCAGCCCGAGTTTCCACCGCCGCTATTCCTCACAACCCGACCAGATCTCGGGGACGTTTCTCAAGGCCAACTTGTCACGCTTTCGAATTACTACGGGTTGTTTAATGGTGTGCTGAATCCAAAGCAGCTCGAAGGTCTGAGGTTACTGGTAACACCTTTTCCCCAACAGCAGTTCAACGCAACCGAGGATAGGCGTTCCGAAAAGCCTTCCTCGGGGGTGGCTTGTTTTGACTGCCACGTTAACGGCCACACCAATTCCGCGACGCACTTGGTCGGCGACATCCGGCCGCAGGAGTTCCGCCATCGCATTGACACGCCTTCGCTGCGCGGAACGTATGTGCAGCGGCTGTTCGGGTCCCAGAGAGCGCTTAAGAGCGTCGAGGACTTCACTGAATTTGAGCAGCGCGCGGCATACTTCGATGGTGATCCGGTCATTGCCCAGAAAAAAGGGGTTAACGTATTGGAGCGGGGAAGCCAAGTCCATTTCATGGCAGAGTTCCAGGAACTCTTGGACTTCCCTCCAGCACCAAAACTGAATGTATTCGGAAAGCTGGATCCCCGTAAGGCAAGCGAGTCCGAGCTGCGCGGGCAAGAGGTTTTCTTTGGTAAGGCGCAATGCGCTGTCTGCCATATTCCACCGTATTATACGGACAATCTTATGCATAACCTGCAGATGGAACGCTTCTACAAACCAAGAATGATCAATGGAATGATGGCTTCAGCCGACGGACCTATCAAAACGTTCCCCTTGCGCGGGATCAAGGAATCCCCGCCTTACCTGCATGATGGTCGACTGCTGACGTTGGAGGATACAGTGGAATTTTTTAACCTCGTCCTTGAATTGAAGCTCAATGAACAGGAAAAGAGCGACTTAGTGGCGTTTCTCAGGGCGCTTTAA
- a CDS encoding DUF302 domain-containing protein: MMNAIGHMLNKTSPITIYDSPYSVKETIDRIENILRERNVTIFGRIDHGAGARQAGFDMQDEELLIFGNPKIGTDLILDNPAIGIDLPLKILAWSDDSGTKVGHHKLESLFEKYGVHNKAVISNMTETVRAIVTIAIKNP, encoded by the coding sequence ATGATGAATGCCATTGGTCATATGCTGAACAAGACTTCACCTATAACTATCTACGACTCACCTTATAGCGTCAAAGAGACCATCGACCGCATAGAGAACATCCTGCGCGAAAGAAACGTGACAATATTCGGCCGGATAGATCATGGCGCGGGAGCAAGACAAGCAGGATTTGACATGCAGGACGAGGAACTATTGATTTTCGGAAATCCGAAAATTGGAACCGATTTGATCCTGGATAATCCGGCTATCGGCATAGATCTACCCCTAAAAATACTGGCCTGGAGTGATGACTCTGGAACTAAAGTGGGGCATCACAAACTGGAAAGTCTATTCGAAAAATATGGCGTCCATAACAAAGCGGTGATATCGAATATGACTGAAACAGTGCGAGCCATTGTTACTATCGCCATTAAAAACCCATAA
- a CDS encoding TIGR03067 domain-containing protein, whose amino-acid sequence MLHELVGSWKVIGCQLNTKWLPDSIFREFRYKFTPDDHFLLDWSELTYPQFLGGFPKSATGKVIINIDAAPQQIDFIPDEGPFSGKALLGIFELDHDILKANFAFPGNPRPTEFTASDGQVYEIWQRVG is encoded by the coding sequence ATGCTTCATGAATTAGTAGGCAGTTGGAAAGTGATCGGATGCCAGCTCAATACTAAGTGGCTGCCGGATTCGATCTTCAGGGAGTTTCGCTACAAATTCACTCCCGACGATCATTTCTTATTGGACTGGTCGGAGCTTACTTATCCTCAATTCCTGGGCGGATTTCCCAAGAGCGCAACGGGAAAGGTCATTATCAACATCGACGCCGCGCCGCAGCAAATCGATTTCATTCCTGACGAGGGACCGTTTTCCGGAAAGGCGCTGCTAGGCATATTTGAGCTGGATCACGATATCTTGAAAGCTAATTTTGCCTTTCCGGGCAACCCCCGGCCTACGGAATTTACTGCATCCGACGGTCAGGTTTACGAGATTTGGCAGCGCGTGGGCTGA